The DNA window TGGTTTGTCAATGTGACACGAGTTTTGCCACCCACCATATCCCAAAGTCGAATAGTAGTATCGTGGCTCCCtggggggaaaaaacaaaaaaaaacctgaagacaaaatttcaatttaaatgtttctttgacctgagaaaagaaaacagtCAAGTCTCCAAAGTAAgtgtaaaataagtatttatgCAAGTATGGATCAataggtaattaaaaaaagatatggcAAAATTTTTCATAGAAATATGATACAGATAACTAAATTTATATAACAATATGAACTTTTGTAATAATAATCAAGCTCAGCTCATCAAATTCCATTTTCCCTACTGGTCTTTCAATAGGATAGACTGAAGAAGGGGCAGGGTGAAGCTTagacattcaaaaaaaaagataacatccggttagaataaaaaaaggtgaCACCTTCACCACAGTTATGTCTTCATCTCAAACATTAGGAAAAATTTACTAAACTGATCAGCAACTTTTCAAAAATGCACTGTACTGAAGTTTCAAAATAGCCTGTAACAGACAGAGAGGTGCTCCGCTATATATTACCTGTTGTATAACATTACACCTTGTGTAAGACAGTCTAGGCAGGGAAAACGTTTGCAAGTAAACTGTGATTAGGTCCAGATAAAACTAGCAAATTAAGTGAAGGCAGCAGTGGAAAAAGCTATTACAGTGTGGAAAATTCAAAGTTCTGAACTAGATTGTGTGCTATAGTTGTAAAGCAAGGTTTATTCTAAAAAATGATAAGAATTAGTTCTCCAACAAATTTGCCGATACCAAGGAGATACAAAATATGTAGAGCAGATGTACAGCAGGTGATGTTAACAAAGAAAACATGTGGTGCCAGCAAACAGGGCCTGCTGTTACAAAGCAACACGCTTTACAATCAACAGACTTCACACAGTAACACCTTCACAGGTGCCCTATACCAGAGACTACAGAGACTTTGTACACATAATAAATCtggattaaaatgtgtttatgcaATAGTACATAATATATCCGTGCCCACATCTAAAAAGCCAATTTTCATAGAATTTCCCTATACTGTGCAATTTGTTTGCTACTTATTTTGGTAGAGGCATTATGTAGGAGCTAAACCTGCCATCATGACAATTGTCTGGTACTGTAATTTCTAAGGGACATTGTGACTGTGTTCAAAACCATTAAAAGACATTTTCACATTCCTTAACTGATGTTTAATCTTTTCAATTCTttggagtttttgttttttatatatatatgtaaaaggaCATCCCTGAGGCAAtaagatgttccctggataaacagtccgttatcttttctttaaagctttaatacccagttctATTCTGTGCGCCAAAAAAGcatatcgggtaagtatgttaccggttttatttatttttaaaacttgcattcgccgtataggacgcacccacttttcccccccagttttggggaagaaaaagtgcgtcttatacgccgaaaaatacggtatctatTGTTCCTTATCCATcagctgaaattacttcctgagggagcctattccacattttcacatacctTACAGTGAATATTTCCCTACcctatccagagcttaaacttctttccctccAGATGCGAAGAATGCCCCCTTGTCGcttgtaacgatcttaaagtgaatattcaggaagagagttctctatatggaccttttatatatttatatcttgtgATCATATCTCCACCCTGAATAGAAATatttcagctaatctttcctcatggCTGATttcctttattagtttagttgaccttctctgcactctctccacttccacaatatcttttttgtgaactggtgcccaaaacgggactgcatattccagttgAGGTCGGACCCAATTCATACAGAAACagttgctgctaaaggtggttctacaagctactgaGTCATGGTGTGTacttttcactttcactttttcaCACTTGGCTTCTTTATTTTGGTTTAATATTGTTGAATAATGGACAAATAATGGTAGAATCAGTTGTGTGTTTTACATCTGAAGCTATATTTAGGTTTTGCAGGTCTGTGCTTTACACTCCATTTCCTGAATATTCCTCAACAATTTATCATCCCACCAGTCACTGGATCAGACTTCCACCTTGGCCATTGACCTGAGTGGGTATTTCTGTTTCAGATGTAATATACTAAGAGAAGCAATATAACAGAAAGCTCTGTTGAGAATTAAGTACGCTGGCACAGGCCATAAATATTACCTAGAAAAGACAGaacataaaaatctattaaagtttaaaaagagaCATATTGTGTTTTACCCTGAGTAAAAGTCTAAACCTTTTTTGTCAACTTCAAAAGCAATAAAATTGTGGTCTACCAGACatattgaatattttgtttactatgacaggaaatgtttacattttgtcgtcttttttaataaaaagaaaaggtaaaaaggacaaaaacacaattaaaaaagcCTTACAGTCACTAGAAATTCATATTTCAAAGCATCCATTGAGCTTCAATAAATAGGACGCTCCTTGATAGTAAATTAAAGTTTTTGCAGTAGCTTACCTGTAATGATCTGTGGTTCTGCAGCCTGGCACCTTACTGTTGCTACAGCATTTGTGTGTCCAACAAGAGTATGGACCCCTGCCTTTGTTCTTATATCCCATATCTGTTGGGAAGAAAAAATAGGATGGATGACTCGGTACATTAATGAGACAATAAAAGACATATCTGTAaccacttttaaaaacaaaacaagtagaCAATAGTTAACAATACTTACACGTGCTGTTGAATCTCTGCTACAGGTCACAAGCACATCAATAGTGGGATGCAAGTCTAAGCCATACACTGCACTGAGGTGACCATGGTAGTGCCTTATAACCTGataataacaaaacacaattcagaataaaataaaagtgcatgaaaTTGTGAAGATATTTAAACAGTGTGTCTGTTGCATTGTAATAGCTGGAATGTGTGCTGCTGTTCCTGCCAAGGTGATGATTCTCCTCACATAGAACACAATCTTAGCCACAgttttatgtctttatgtatTTCAAGTTCATATCAAACAACAAGAGACAACACTATTAACCATTATTTGCCTCTTATGTTGTGCTGGAAGTTAACTGGTAATGGTTGTCTAGGATCCATATAATACCCAACAAAGAGTGGCAATTAGCCACATTTTTCCAGAAAGCTAACAAACACAGTGGTTCtaaatcaaagaaaacaaaaggattaTAGTTGTGTATTGTACAacatttctgatcatttaaatCAAACTgttcaattttatttacaaatgaacattttttgaaaatcacTGTGTCAGTTTTTGTAGACACTACAGCAACAAGTTCCTGACGTTACTTTACCTTTCTCCAAAAAGACAGAAGCAACAGAAGGACGTCTATACTTGGAGCCTCATTACATTGCAGCACAAAGCTGTACACTTTTGTAAAAATCACCACACCACATCTCCAAATCCAGTGCCTGTTTATCCAAGTTCTACCTTACattacttttatttccttttttatttttccttgaccGTTTGACTATATAGCCTACTGGATGTATCAAACCATGAAAGAAACTGCCCTTTGTTACTGTCTTGTCATGcttaacttattaaaaaaatgagtaagAATGTTGTGTTTATCATTTTTCTAATGCCATGTTCTCTGGCAGGGTTGCCCTAATAAATAAACCCAACACTTTCCATATTACTATGATAAAGGTATCCACATGGGTTCACATGGGTTCGTTTACAAACCTGTCAGCTTCTGCTGTCAATGTGCACTGCAAATTAGGAAGAGTTAACTAATGCACAACtgactttgctttttcttttaaacacaattttcatttctgtttaaCTGCAATAAGGTTTTTTACCTTACTTCCCATCCCTGTTTCACCCCGTATTAGAAATAGGAGAGAGAAAAGAGTAATTactaaaaaagaaaggtaaagcaAGCAAATCTTTTCCTTCCTTCCACTACTAAAAATGTGTCTTTGTGTTTCCATCATTACAGATGTGAACGGACAGCAATAATAAATCCCTATGGGTGCCGAGGAAAGACAGAGCAGTTCTTATGCTTCCTAATGAATAAAGCAGTTGGGAGGAGTGCTCCAGGACAGACACTATAAAAGCAGACATTGGAGGATCATCAGTTACACGTGCAATTGTCCCCATTAGCCCCTTATTTACCATTTGCACATAAATGCTGTTTTACCCCTGAATTAATATTAAAGTAGTGTCCCTTTTGAAGCTTCAAATATAATAAGTTTACTACTTTGTAGTTACACAGTACTCAAAATATGTGCAGcttaatatttaaaagtttaagtTCAAACACTTACAATTCTACATGTTAAATCACAGAAAAAGGTATCTACCTAGAATAAAGCATTgtttatacatacaatacaaacctTATTGTATTCCAGATCCCAGCATTTCACCTGCTTGTCCTCACCACAAGAAAACAAATATGGACTCCTGGTGCTCACAATCACTCCCCGGACAGTGCTTATGTGTCCAGTTAAGGACAGCTTTAATTTACCGCTTGCCAGATCCCAGATCtcaagagaagacagaagagaagttAAGCTCTGTGCAGCACATTGttaataatttatgacaaaaACACTCTCCATAAACAAAGAATCTTATTAAAACTATGGCACAAAAATCACTTCAGAGTTGTGCACTGTGCTAACAGGATATTTCTCCTGGGCCTTCTAATACAGGATGGAGTTATGCTGTTTAATTCAGACACAGCAAGCAAAGAAAGATCCAGCGACTGCATCAGCAGATATATCCAAAAGGTAAAATGATTTCTGTATGGCTTTTTCTTAAGTCcgaatttattttttcttacttttgatagaaaaaaaatcctgacaatGGTTGAAGGAACTATGAGATTTGGAACCATGGATATGGAATCATGTAATATTTGCAATTGTCTTTTTATTGAATGCTATAGTTCAAGTAAATCTAGGATGTTTCTTTAACAATCAGTTTACTTGTTAGGTGCATTGATTCTAACTACTATGCCCAACTGATACggaaagaaaattactttttcttaCAGCACTAAAAACAGCATGAAGAAAATTACAAAGAGTCGATGAGAACACTGCAAAATTATACCCTTCAGCACAATGAATCATAAAAGATCTACTTCAACAGTGCAGTTCTCTTACCTTAATTGTTCTATCTGCTGAACCTGTGACAAACCACTGGTTTCCAGGTTCAACTGCTAAGCATcggcttttggtacagaaatctagacatcagtgtaacgctcaggtggttaaaagcagaatgaaacaaaatacaaaacaggtattcttaggctaggtacactcgtgcaataattgtctttggaaaggatctttcacaatcctttcaaatgactgcacgatgcatgaacaagtgttttACATAAAGTGCCGTTttgctctatggggagggaagggggagacCGAAGGAGCGGCACCTCTgcactctccccccttcacttgcattaagatcgttcatcatctgtggatctgccaagatggtcgttcggacgacaaGCACGGTGCACACGCATGATTCTCGACCAACCCCTGACACGATTATCAGAGgaaaaccattgcacgtgtgtacctagccttaagtTGATCTGTGTAAATAATAAGTATTCAgtattccaaaaataatttttggaacaactttacaaattcaaaaactcACTTTGTAGCTATGCAGCTATCAAAGCAGGCAGGACCCCCCCCAGCCTTATAGTTTCCTGTTTTTAATTCCACATTCATTCACAACTATGCATGACTGCATAGACACATGGCTTCTcctgtaatgcagggatgctgggaatgtCGCCTGACATCTATAATTCTTCCCAGTGTGGATGTCACAGTATAATCTGATTGACCCTCACATCGGATTAATTCAGGGATAAGAAGAAATTGTTGTAGTGAATTCTGTCTACGATTTTTTTGCTATACCCGTGAATTAATTTATCAAGGCGATTGCCAATTATTAAATAACCCACCCGGTTTTGCGTTTAGTTGGACTAATGTAAGATGATATCTGTTTCTAAAACCACATAAAGGTTATAAGAAGGTAAACTGGCCAGTATGTGTAGATGCATTTAGGACTAATGttcaaaaaattgtaaatctAGAACAGTGCAATAAGCACATACTCACTCTGTACAGTTTCCATGGTGGATGCCACTGTGGTTTTGGCATAGTTGGGGCTTTCTTTGCTAATGCAGAGTTCTTCATTCCACcagattccatggaaccctacaaaataaccaaaaaaaccttaaaatttaAATATCATGAGAGGGGGACAGGTAGCAAGTTTCACAGAAAGTAAAAAGTCCTTATGTGCATTCTAGTTAGGGAATACTGACTAAATTTATTGAAACAGGGCATTTAGAGGGAGTGATTGGGAATTGGGAATGCAGTTGTGTTCCCCTTGTTGTCGTTTGTGGTGTGGTTCCTAGATGCGAAATGAAGTTTCTGTCCACCGTTGAGCAGCCAGCTGCttcttccattgacttgaatgagAATTGATTCTAATTGCAGTGAGCTGCAGTAAAATGTGGTTGCTTATTAGTTGTTATCATTGCTAGAGGACTAAAGACTTCCCATAATCTCTTGTGGTAGTGAAGTGTAGCAGTTGACTTCAAAGGCTGCTCCTAAACACATATAGGGGTGTCAACACGGTTTTAGACTCAATGTCTGAAAGAGACCTAAGGATCCATCAATAAGGACCCACACATTACAATTTGCTAAATTTTGATAGGTTATTCAGGaatttcacaaatatatatatatatatatatatatacacatgttaaCAAGTGTATACCAAAGTATCCTGCATGTATTGATTACTCAGACTCTCAAGGGTTGTTGATGCTGCAACCCAGAGTTGTCAGAAAGCCAACACAGACACCCAGGGTACATGTGTATATGAAGATTAACTCACTGCCAAATGGTGAGTACCACGCTAATAACGTCTAACGTAACTTTACCATTGATAGGCCAGGGGGCTGAGAGCGCTCAGGAATGCCAGCTTGTCTGTAGATATCTCCAACACTTGCAGCTGTGCGTTGTGCATCCaacctgtttataaataaaagtgaaatacagATAACCATCAAAAACATTCTCgacacattgttttaaaaaaactgcataaattagtataaacaaacaaaaaaatagtaatatatatatatatatatatatatatatatatacacacacacacatacatacatatatacacactcaTACATACAGTGGATTTTGGTCATTTGTGTATCACTATGGCACTGTAAGACTCATTTCGGAATCTTAGCTGCCAAACCCAGGTGGATGGATAAAAGGGCCAGCAAGGAGGGACCCAAAGGCAATATGTATATTAACAAGCACACCCTTTTTGGTACAAAAATGTAATCACTTTTAGGAGTCTAAGTACACTTAGTATTTCACCAATACATCAAAAGTAAAGCTGTGTTCAGAACATGTACACTTAGATATCTACTATCCAATCAGAATGTGCAGTAAAAGCATTACAAAAAGAAGGTCTTGTTCATCTCTCGATCTACAAGCAGTGTTAAGAAATTGACTTTTCATAGTTTACAACAGAATTATTGACGTTCATTCCCAACTTCATGCTGCAGAACCTGAATCCTTGCCGAATTCTAAAAAACAGCCGTTGTTGTGATATTGAGAAAGAATAACTTCACAATAAAAGAGCCTAGAGATGTCAGGGAGGCTAGTTTTAAAGCCATTTAATGTTTATTAGGAGTATATAATCCTTACTCCCTAATAATTACAGCTATGGAAACCACACTTGTTGGATTGTATGAAGCTATAAACGCAGCTCATTTACATGAGGCAGGGTCTTGTGGGTGCAAGAACACCTTCCCCTAAATTTATCAAATAAAACCTAAGTGCTCCAAAATTCTTTAGGATACTTCCCTGGTCTGCTCTCCTAACAATCATCTACAGTTAAATActcaattaaaataattgttcCATATTACAGAGCAAACTTCTGAGAGTAAATATGGTACAAATATATGTGCATTGCCTCAATCCTaatggtattttaaattttagaaataaTGTTTGGGGAATTTCTTATTCCTTGCATGTGCCAGTTTCAATACACTTAACTTCAATATGCAGCTGCAACACAATTTGGGCTTAGAGGTATTCATCTGACAATTCCAATTCCGAActgctcttttttttaacctgagatAATATACAGCCTTTATGCAACCTGAAGCTTCTAAACCCCATTAAAGCAAGAGGAAACGGATAGCTTTTCTTTTGGATTTGTCTAGTGAAGATCAATACGATACTGTGTATTCTTAATAGTTAGATCATCCACAGAAAGACAACTTAGTCAGGATACCTTCCTAAGGCACATTCACAAACCAGGCACTTTAAATGGGAAGGAGGGAGAACACAACCTGCCATAAATGTTAGACAACTGAAGAATCGTAGGTATGATGACACTGAACTGCAACAGGAAATAATGGCAGTATGCAGCCACATATGTCAAGGGGTAAAAGGggaatatcaatattttattttggcagTTACATATTCTCAAGACATCTCTGAACAGTAAAAGAGAacttattttttaggaaatcatgGAGAAACAAGGGAAATAtagtaaagtgaaaaaaacaccaaacactgAGGTCTAACCTTTCACTGCTTTGACTAGAGTCaccaaacattatatttttaaagcattactGCGGTAACTGAAATACATAGAATGAGGTAAAATATTTTCTCAATATAGCTCAATAAACATGTACCTTGACTGTGAAGGTGGGAGGGCCAGAGCCAAAGACTGTGCAGCTGATTCACTGGGCATTCTCTGGATCTGAGTATCAGCTGTCAAAGCGAgacctaaagaaaagaaaaaaaaagctcagcAACTTCTGTGTGAAATGTGTAGTgctggaagtgtttttttttttaatataggggtGAGCATAGTCTGAggcatattgatttaaaaaaatgtgtcacaaGCACAGATATGATCAATTAGAATGTAGGAGTGAACCGTAACAAACATGCAAGGGCCAATTTATATACTCAGTGTATCTAGAAAGAGCTAGAAAAACTCATTTTATATTCCTACAAACCCATTATatacattgtggaaaaaaaacctgaaataagGCAATTACCTGGGCCTGATGGATAAGGGTGTGTTCCAGTTATCATATATTCAGAATCAAGACCTAatgaaataaagaacaaaacagaACACAATTATGTAGTTGTAAATTGACTGAAAAGTCTAATAAATAGTTACTGAGAATTATTAATTTGACATTAGCATTTGGTGTAGTGGGATcctgtactaaaaaaaacaattacaattgctATGTTAAAGCTGACCTGCAACCATCAAAGCAAACAGCAGTACACAACTGCAAAGATTATTTGAATTAAAAACATGTCCATATGTCAATAGATTGGAAGCTTTGCAGCGAGCAATGTCACAGATTCAGGTCAACTTAGTGTGACAGCAATGTATAGTGTGTGGCAGGGCACAATACTGAAGAACCCaatagaaagaagatggtggcacttgtAACAAGTAAAGTttagcgattttttttttttcaacagaatacaagttccactttaaagaaagctATCAATGTTGATAATaaatgctgcctaatattttgaACTAATGtctacaatattttaataaattactgaCCTAGAACATGTTTAAGGTTaattgctaaaaataataaagaaggttAGCTTGACAGCCAATTAGCTAGTATTTGCAGAATGAAGTCAGCAATGgtcaccatgttttttttttttataatactgacATTTTTGTATCCTGGATCCAAACATGGAATATTA is part of the Pyxicephalus adspersus chromosome 3, UCB_Pads_2.0, whole genome shotgun sequence genome and encodes:
- the PLRG1 gene encoding pleiotropic regulator 1, whose translation is MSQREWGVVEDVQKHSVHTLVFRSLKRTHDMFVADNAKSIPIDDESHKLKMSVKLRTEYGPVLHMPAPKETRDKGHLAIGDSYDHYVTGQGLDSEYMITGTHPYPSGPGLALTADTQIQRMPSESAAQSLALALPPSQSRLDAQRTAASVGDIYRQAGIPERSQPPGLSMGSMESGGMKNSALAKKAPTMPKPQWHPPWKLYRVNFCTKSRCLAVEPGNQWFVTGSADRTIKIWDLASGKLKLSLTGHISTVRGVIVSTRSPYLFSCGEDKQVKCWDLEYNKVIRHYHGHLSAVYGLDLHPTIDVLVTCSRDSTARIWDIRTKAGVHTLVGHTNAVATVRCQAAEPQIITGSHDTTIRLWDMVGGKTRVTLTNHKKSVRAVVLHPRQYTFASGSPDNIKQWKFPDGNFIQNLSGHNAIINTLAVNSDGVLVSGADNGTMHLWDWRTGYNFQRIHAAVQPGSLDSESGIFACTFDQSESRLITAEADKTIKVYREDDTAVCMNLVTE